In a genomic window of Gemmatimonadetes bacterium T265:
- a CDS encoding amino acid decarboxylase produces the protein MTSPLSPHPDAPSRAASDDPPFAWTADEIRRVGYRAIDLVAAHLTDLPGEPTFRPVPQALADAFRAEAPPAAGEGPDAVLDRFARDVAPYPFGNGHPRFFGWVNSPPAVMGVVGAALAAAMNPSVAGGNHAAVWVERQVTEWMKALLGFPADGMGLLVSGGSAAAITALAVARHRACARRGWDVRAEGLPLVVDGRPRHLLVYKSAEGHGCNQKAAELLGLGRANVREVPVDAALRMRPDALDAMLGADAAAGHAPVAVVASAGTVNTGAVDPLAAIADVCARRGVWLHVDGAYGAPAALLAGPSAPDGLPAEDCAALAALGRADSVAVDAHKWLYVPVDAGLVLVRDAGAMRDAFSLVPPYLRTDGNAHGVQGPPWLAEYGAEQTRPFRGLKVWMAMRHLGMEGYRALVARDVALARHWAARVRAEPEMELWEPQGLSIVCFRAAPEALDGPAVDALNRRVLRDVQLGGAGFLSSTVLGGRFWLRACVVNPRATAADVDAVLDAVLAAVRTAAGDARQDAATGVPQTDSGTAPSGGAGAGH, from the coding sequence GTGACGTCGCCACTGTCACCTCACCCCGACGCGCCGTCCCGCGCGGCGTCCGACGACCCCCCGTTCGCCTGGACGGCCGACGAGATCCGCCGCGTGGGCTACCGCGCGATCGACCTCGTCGCGGCGCACCTCACCGACCTGCCGGGCGAGCCGACCTTCCGGCCGGTCCCACAGGCCCTCGCCGATGCGTTCCGAGCCGAGGCCCCGCCGGCCGCCGGCGAGGGGCCCGACGCGGTGCTCGACCGCTTCGCGCGCGACGTCGCGCCGTACCCGTTCGGCAACGGGCACCCGCGCTTCTTCGGCTGGGTCAACTCGCCGCCGGCCGTGATGGGCGTCGTCGGCGCCGCGCTCGCGGCCGCGATGAACCCGAGTGTGGCGGGAGGCAACCACGCCGCGGTGTGGGTCGAGCGGCAGGTGACGGAGTGGATGAAGGCGCTCCTCGGCTTCCCGGCCGACGGCATGGGGCTGCTCGTGAGCGGCGGGTCGGCCGCGGCCATCACCGCGCTCGCGGTCGCGCGCCACCGGGCCTGCGCCCGGCGCGGTTGGGACGTGCGGGCCGAGGGGTTGCCGCTCGTGGTCGACGGCCGCCCGCGCCACCTGCTCGTCTACAAGAGCGCCGAGGGGCACGGATGCAACCAGAAGGCGGCCGAACTGCTCGGGCTCGGCCGCGCGAACGTGCGCGAGGTGCCCGTCGACGCCGCGCTCCGGATGCGCCCCGACGCGCTCGACGCGATGCTTGGCGCCGACGCGGCGGCCGGGCACGCGCCCGTGGCCGTGGTGGCGAGTGCGGGGACCGTGAACACCGGCGCGGTCGACCCCTTAGCCGCCATCGCCGACGTGTGCGCGCGGCGCGGCGTGTGGCTCCACGTGGACGGCGCGTACGGCGCGCCGGCCGCCCTCCTCGCCGGACCCTCGGCGCCTGACGGGCTCCCCGCCGAGGACTGCGCGGCCCTCGCCGCGCTCGGGCGGGCGGACAGCGTGGCGGTGGACGCGCACAAGTGGCTCTACGTGCCCGTGGACGCGGGGCTCGTGCTCGTCCGCGACGCGGGCGCGATGCGCGACGCGTTCAGCCTCGTGCCGCCGTACCTGCGCACCGACGGCAACGCACACGGCGTGCAGGGGCCGCCGTGGCTCGCCGAGTACGGGGCCGAGCAGACGCGACCCTTCCGCGGGCTCAAGGTCTGGATGGCTATGCGCCACCTCGGGATGGAGGGCTACCGCGCGCTCGTCGCCCGCGACGTGGCGCTCGCGCGGCACTGGGCGGCCCGCGTGCGCGCCGAGCCGGAGATGGAGCTCTGGGAGCCGCAGGGCCTGAGCATCGTGTGCTTCCGGGCCGCCCCCGAGGCGCTCGACGGGCCGGCCGTCGACGCGCTCAACCGGCGCGTGCTGCGGGACGTGCAGCTCGGCGGCGCCGGCTTCCTCTCGAGCACCGTCCTCGGCGGGCGCTTCTGGTTGCGCGCCTGCGTGGTGAACCCGCGCGCGACGGCGGCCGACGTCGACGCGGTACTCGACGCGGTGCTCGCGGCCGTCCGCACAGCGGCCGGTGACGCCCGGCAGGACGCCGCCACAGGCGTACCCCAGACGGACTCGGGCACCGCGCCCTCTGGGGGCGCCGGGGCCGGGCACTGA
- a CDS encoding TetR family transcriptional regulator, which translates to MTERAHTRRADARANRARILAVARVALAADPAASLSAIGRTAGVGQGTLYRHFPSREALVLGVYRQEIDAIVALAPALLRAHPPVQAFRLWCDRLAEFGRMKHGVAALLRAAISKQDVDDTYGPMVGTVRRLLEACEAAGDIRAGADADDVLTLLSVLWHIPPTADGKARADRLIALVLRGLGAVGTAVHRPS; encoded by the coding sequence ATGACTGAGCGGGCGCACACGCGGCGCGCCGATGCACGCGCGAACCGGGCGCGCATTCTGGCGGTGGCGCGCGTCGCGCTCGCCGCCGATCCGGCGGCGTCCCTCAGTGCCATCGGCAGGACGGCCGGCGTTGGGCAGGGTACGCTCTACCGCCACTTCCCGAGTCGCGAGGCGTTGGTGCTGGGCGTGTATCGCCAGGAGATCGACGCCATCGTGGCCCTGGCGCCGGCGTTGCTCCGTGCGCACCCGCCCGTTCAGGCCTTCCGGCTGTGGTGCGACCGGCTGGCCGAGTTTGGCCGGATGAAGCACGGCGTCGCCGCGCTGCTCCGCGCCGCGATCTCGAAGCAGGACGTCGACGACACCTACGGGCCGATGGTGGGCACGGTTCGCCGATTGTTGGAGGCGTGCGAAGCGGCCGGCGACATCAGGGCTGGCGCGGACGCGGACGACGTCCTGACGCTCCTGAGCGTGCTCTGGCACATTCCGCCGACGGCCGATGGGAAAGCGCGAGCCGACCGGCTAATCGCCCTCGTCCTGCGCGGGTTGGGCGCGGTCGGCACGGCGGTGCACCGGCCGTCGTGA
- a CDS encoding DNA methylase, whose amino-acid sequence MRLAVLADVHGNLRALEAVLADLARHAPDLVVNLGDCVSGPLAAADTADLMMGLAGPAFVTVRGNHDRQLLDCPAAEMGPSDRAADAQLTARHRAWLAALPAAATASDGADAVLCCHGAPASDLTYLLETVGPHGVALARPAEVAARLGATTQALVLCGHTHVARAVALPDGRLVVNPGSVGLPAFDDAAPFPHVIEAGSPHARYAVLDVGGGGRLPSVPARARVQFAAVAYDWDAAAADARRAGRPDWAWALATGYAADAAPGPAPAHAASRTAAA is encoded by the coding sequence ATGCGCCTGGCTGTCCTGGCCGACGTGCACGGCAACCTGCGCGCGCTCGAGGCCGTACTCGCCGACCTCGCGCGGCACGCGCCCGACTTGGTCGTCAACCTGGGGGACTGCGTGTCGGGCCCGCTCGCTGCGGCCGACACGGCCGACCTAATGATGGGCCTGGCGGGCCCGGCGTTCGTGACCGTGCGCGGCAACCACGACCGCCAGCTCCTCGACTGCCCCGCCGCCGAGATGGGCCCGTCGGACCGGGCCGCCGACGCCCAGCTCACGGCCCGCCACCGGGCGTGGCTCGCCGCGCTGCCGGCTGCCGCGACTGCGAGCGACGGCGCCGACGCGGTGCTGTGCTGCCACGGCGCGCCCGCGAGCGACCTCACGTATTTGCTCGAGACCGTGGGCCCGCACGGCGTCGCGCTCGCCCGGCCGGCCGAGGTCGCGGCGCGGCTCGGCGCGACCACGCAGGCGCTGGTGCTGTGCGGCCACACGCACGTCGCGCGGGCCGTGGCCCTGCCCGACGGGCGGCTCGTGGTCAACCCGGGGAGCGTCGGGCTGCCGGCCTTCGACGACGCGGCGCCGTTCCCGCACGTGATCGAGGCGGGCAGCCCGCACGCGCGCTACGCCGTGCTCGACGTCGGCGGGGGTGGCCGGCTCCCGAGCGTGCCGGCGCGCGCGCGTGTGCAGTTCGCCGCGGTCGCCTACGACTGGGACGCCGCGGCGGCCGACGCGCGGCGCGCAGGGCGCCCGGATTGGGCGTGGGCGCTCGCCACGGGGTACGCGGCCGACGCCGCGCCGGGACCCGCGCCGGCGCATGCAGCATCGCGGACCGCGGCGGCGTGA
- a CDS encoding alpha/beta hydrolase: MYESQRAAGAAVSREQRARIDAMLRRPRPEGPRSVEALRSGFVAMMAAMRVPDGIRTAETTLGARSALRVEPVGRPRAGTILYFHGGGFVFGSPETALSLTGNLVARTGVRALSVDYRLAPEHPFPAATDDAFAAYRALLDGGADPAGVVLAGDSAGGGLAVTTCLSARAASLPMPAAVVAFSPGLDMTRTGESMDTKAGLDPFFTREELRYTGAMYLAGQDPLQDLLSPALLADLTGFPPLLLQAGTNEVLLDDATRLAARARAAGADVILDVTADVPHVFQAFAGVLDEADRALDRAALFITQHVRAADASPSTSVTRVAVGRG, from the coding sequence ATGTATGAGTCTCAACGCGCGGCGGGGGCGGCGGTGAGCCGGGAGCAGCGCGCGCGCATCGACGCGATGCTGCGCCGGCCGCGGCCTGAGGGTCCCCGGTCGGTCGAGGCGCTCCGGTCAGGGTTCGTCGCCATGATGGCCGCCATGCGGGTGCCGGACGGGATTCGGACCGCCGAGACGACGCTCGGGGCGCGGAGCGCCCTGCGGGTCGAGCCGGTCGGCCGGCCGCGGGCCGGGACGATCCTGTACTTCCACGGTGGGGGCTTCGTGTTCGGCTCGCCCGAAACCGCCCTGTCGCTGACCGGGAACTTGGTGGCCAGGACCGGCGTCCGGGCCCTCTCGGTGGACTACCGGCTCGCCCCCGAGCACCCGTTCCCGGCCGCGACCGACGACGCGTTCGCGGCCTACCGCGCGCTGCTCGACGGCGGCGCGGACCCGGCAGGTGTCGTGCTGGCCGGGGACTCCGCCGGCGGCGGCCTCGCGGTGACGACCTGCCTCTCGGCCCGCGCCGCCAGCCTGCCGATGCCCGCGGCGGTCGTGGCGTTCTCCCCCGGACTCGACATGACCCGGACGGGCGAGAGCATGGACACCAAGGCCGGCCTCGACCCATTCTTCACGCGCGAGGAGCTGCGGTACACGGGGGCGATGTACCTCGCGGGGCAGGACCCGCTCCAGGACCTGCTCAGCCCCGCGCTCCTCGCCGACCTGACCGGCTTTCCGCCGCTGCTACTCCAGGCGGGCACCAACGAGGTGCTCCTCGACGACGCCACGCGTCTGGCCGCCCGCGCGCGCGCAGCCGGGGCGGACGTAATCCTGGACGTCACCGCCGACGTGCCGCACGTGTTCCAGGCGTTCGCCGGCGTGCTCGACGAGGCGGACCGAGCCCTCGACCGCGCGGCGCTCTTCATCACACAGCATGTGCGCGCCGCCGACGCGTCGCCGAGCACGTCGGTGACACGAGTCGCGGTGGGCCGCGGGTGA
- a CDS encoding NADP-dependent aryl-alcohol dehydrogenase, with the protein MIRRAVEVGINFFDTADMYSNGNSEEIIGQALQEFTQRDAVVIATKLSAGMRNGPNAVGLSRKAILAEVDHSLRRLGTDYIDLYQIHRRDQTTPWEETLEALHDVVKAGKVRYLGASSMMAWEFATALHLQRMHGWTRFIAMQDTYNLLAREEEREMLPLCADAGVQTLVYSPLARGRLARPWGTTTARTEQEPAGAAQHDATADSDWQIVEAVHVIATARGVSPAAIALAWLRRHPVVAAPIVGALKATHIDDAVVALSITLTDEDARRLEAPYTPRRDGQGVSDPALLHRAMEAVTGFSASVLDR; encoded by the coding sequence TTGATTCGGCGCGCCGTCGAGGTCGGCATCAACTTCTTCGACACCGCCGACATGTACTCGAACGGCAACAGCGAGGAGATCATCGGCCAAGCGCTGCAGGAGTTTACCCAGCGGGACGCCGTGGTCATCGCCACCAAGCTGTCCGCCGGCATGCGGAATGGCCCCAACGCGGTGGGCTTGTCGCGGAAGGCGATCCTGGCCGAGGTCGACCACAGCCTGCGGCGGCTCGGCACCGACTACATCGATCTCTACCAGATCCACCGCCGCGACCAGACCACGCCATGGGAAGAGACGCTGGAGGCGCTCCACGACGTCGTGAAGGCCGGGAAAGTCCGCTACCTCGGCGCCTCGTCGATGATGGCCTGGGAGTTCGCCACCGCGCTGCATCTGCAGCGGATGCACGGGTGGACGCGCTTCATCGCGATGCAGGACACGTACAACTTGCTCGCCCGCGAAGAAGAACGAGAGATGCTGCCCCTCTGCGCCGACGCCGGGGTGCAGACCCTGGTCTACAGTCCGCTCGCGCGGGGCCGCCTGGCACGGCCATGGGGGACGACGACCGCGCGGACCGAACAGGAGCCGGCCGGCGCCGCGCAGCACGACGCCACGGCGGACAGCGACTGGCAGATCGTCGAGGCGGTGCATGTCATCGCGACCGCACGCGGGGTCAGTCCGGCGGCCATCGCCCTCGCGTGGCTGCGCCGCCATCCGGTCGTCGCCGCGCCGATCGTCGGCGCGCTCAAGGCCACGCACATCGACGACGCGGTGGTCGCGCTCTCGATCACCCTGACTGACGAGGACGCGAGGCGACTGGAAGCCCCGTATACGCCCCGTCGGGACGGCCAGGGGGTGTCCGATCCGGCCCTGCTGCACCGCGCGATGGAGGCCGTTACCGGATTCAGCGCATCCGTATTGGATCGTTGA
- a CDS encoding transcriptional regulator, whose product MFADLVRCETRLYNALNDRLRERHGIVTSQFEFLRYLREHPGARVADLASEFAVGIGATSKGVDRLERQGWVARRPNPADRRSSRLVLTDDGARLTDAAERSFTERVTELIAGALDYSQLSAGAQVLARLRAALERDQIGTPTG is encoded by the coding sequence GTGTTCGCCGACCTCGTCCGCTGCGAGACGCGCCTGTACAACGCGCTCAACGACCGGCTGCGCGAGCGGCACGGGATCGTCACCTCGCAGTTCGAGTTCCTGCGCTACCTGCGCGAGCACCCGGGCGCTCGGGTGGCCGACCTCGCCTCCGAGTTTGCCGTCGGGATCGGGGCGACAAGCAAGGGGGTCGATCGCTTGGAGCGGCAGGGGTGGGTCGCCCGGCGTCCGAACCCAGCCGACCGCCGGTCGTCCCGGCTGGTGCTGACCGACGACGGCGCTCGCCTGACCGACGCCGCCGAGCGGAGCTTCACCGAGCGCGTAACCGAGCTGATCGCGGGCGCGCTGGACTACTCGCAGCTATCGGCCGGCGCGCAGGTCCTCGCGCGGCTGCGCGCGGCGTTGGAGCGCGACCAGATCGGCACGCCCACGGGCTGA